The following proteins come from a genomic window of Paenibacillus sp. CAA11:
- a CDS encoding amino acid ABC transporter ATP-binding protein, translating to MGKIRVEGLKKSYGTNEVLKGIDLSVNEGEVVCLIGPSGSGKSTFLRCINRLEEISAGRVIVDDQDLNDPKTDINKARENIGMVFQHFNLFPHFSVLKNIMFAPMELGKMNGEQARSTALRLLERVGLADKAQAFPNQLSGGQKQRVAIARALAMNPDVMLFDEPTSALDPEMVGEVLSVMKDLAREGMTMVIVTHEMGFAREVADRVIFMDGGFIVEEGSPENVFGNPKNERTINFLEKVL from the coding sequence GTGGGTAAGATCCGTGTTGAAGGATTGAAGAAAAGCTATGGCACGAATGAGGTGCTGAAGGGAATTGATCTGTCCGTCAATGAAGGAGAAGTTGTCTGTCTCATCGGCCCTTCCGGTTCAGGGAAAAGTACCTTCTTACGTTGTATCAATCGGTTGGAGGAGATCTCGGCAGGCCGGGTTATCGTAGATGATCAGGACCTGAATGATCCGAAAACAGATATTAACAAAGCAAGGGAAAATATCGGCATGGTATTCCAGCACTTCAACTTGTTTCCACATTTCAGTGTGCTTAAAAATATCATGTTCGCTCCGATGGAACTTGGCAAAATGAATGGGGAGCAGGCGCGCAGCACAGCGCTTCGCTTGCTGGAACGTGTAGGCCTGGCAGACAAAGCGCAGGCTTTCCCGAATCAGCTGTCGGGCGGGCAAAAGCAGCGGGTCGCGATCGCCCGTGCACTGGCTATGAACCCTGACGTTATGCTCTTTGACGAGCCAACATCCGCGCTCGATCCGGAGATGGTTGGTGAAGTGCTTAGCGTCATGAAGGACTTGGCGCGTGAAGGAATGACAATGGTGATTGTTACGCACGAGATGGGCTTTGCCCGAGAGGTGGCAGACCGTGTTATCTTTATGGACGGAGGCTTCATCGTGGAAGAGGGGTCACCAGAGAATGTATTCGGAAATCCGAAGAACGAGCGTACCATCAACTTCCTGGAGAAAGTGCTGTAA
- a CDS encoding helix-turn-helix domain-containing protein codes for MGKFKVKILIYGLLLGCVPTVIIGLFSYFIASKDVEKKVNEGNMHLLNQTRMRVEQVLDSMQRTALQFENSSLLKSVMGSKLSGQDFIKVRELMKEMFNMQTLATLKQAYVVNLKQSWIVDLNSLRSLDTMNPGELNRYLNTAKSIFWVNGSDSFSKNSMTADADNADNWNGPRETATTLRLVHKIPLLSHKRSPSGIVILEISVKDILDMLDPGSLLATQYILNEHGEAFLSLAEDKEAYQGINEHIAEHVGRSGQLEGAFHVDSEEGKVSVQYTSSEYNGWTYVSVVPLDKVTEQMGNIALITAAACSCMMVTVLLASLLGSRKMYSPIRRLHEFAAGVQPERGAFSLQQDEFESIRESLSSLAISRNELDKQMKSHTVHLREFYVLKLFTEQMPGEYGKFAFERYGFPWGWGSLGVLALEIDNLQQSRFHEQDRELLLFAINNIVAEALPDESRFCPIVLNHTQVTLLTCKEEDPAAGHALFYETAQQIKLKVQQYLSLECSIGISHPFKKLADTKHAYQESMTALKMRFALGSNIIVRYADTQEQGKVEKMAYMKLRQIEDQIMLALEERQPEQVEQLLQLYLSQLLCKEGLHQEHQFLLLQLASRTVSFVHEQGLTLQQLWRGEEELEHLFLLQTRAEISNWFLSKLFMPIIEILTDMSEKQFVNISRRMVQIVHEQFDNNISLDYCAAVMNYNPAYISRVFKKEMGVSFSEYLCEYRMNYAKQLLETTNMKISEIGEKVSYTNISAFIRTFRRNFGLTPGQYRDQLNKGDGR; via the coding sequence TTGGGAAAATTTAAAGTTAAAATACTTATTTACGGTTTGTTGTTAGGGTGCGTTCCGACAGTAATCATCGGTCTCTTCTCATACTTTATAGCTTCCAAAGATGTGGAGAAGAAGGTGAATGAAGGGAATATGCACCTCCTCAACCAGACACGGATGAGGGTGGAGCAGGTATTGGATTCCATGCAGAGAACTGCCTTGCAGTTCGAAAACTCATCTCTGCTTAAATCTGTAATGGGCAGCAAGCTTAGTGGACAGGATTTCATCAAGGTTCGTGAACTGATGAAAGAAATGTTTAATATGCAGACATTAGCCACTTTAAAACAGGCATATGTTGTTAATCTCAAGCAAAGCTGGATTGTGGACTTAAATTCGTTGAGGTCACTAGATACTATGAACCCTGGAGAATTGAACCGTTACTTAAACACTGCAAAAAGCATTTTCTGGGTAAACGGGTCTGATTCATTTTCTAAGAACTCAATGACAGCGGATGCGGATAATGCGGATAATTGGAACGGCCCTCGAGAGACGGCGACGACATTAAGGCTGGTGCATAAAATTCCTCTCCTCTCCCACAAAAGGTCCCCCTCCGGGATCGTGATACTTGAGATTTCGGTCAAAGATATTCTCGATATGCTGGATCCGGGCAGCTTGCTTGCAACACAGTATATTCTTAATGAGCATGGGGAAGCCTTCCTGTCGCTCGCGGAGGATAAGGAAGCTTATCAGGGTATCAATGAACATATCGCTGAACATGTGGGTCGTTCCGGGCAGCTTGAAGGTGCATTTCATGTGGATAGTGAAGAAGGAAAGGTTAGTGTGCAGTACACAAGTTCAGAATATAATGGATGGACATATGTTTCGGTAGTACCGCTTGATAAAGTAACGGAACAGATGGGAAATATCGCTCTGATTACGGCCGCAGCTTGCTCCTGCATGATGGTTACTGTTCTCCTGGCATCCTTGCTTGGCAGCCGGAAGATGTATTCTCCAATCCGAAGACTTCACGAGTTTGCAGCCGGCGTTCAGCCGGAGCGTGGAGCTTTTTCACTTCAGCAGGATGAATTTGAGTCCATCAGGGAGAGTCTATCTTCGCTTGCCATATCCAGAAACGAACTGGACAAACAGATGAAATCCCATACGGTACATTTACGTGAATTCTATGTTCTCAAGCTGTTCACTGAGCAGATGCCTGGGGAATATGGCAAATTTGCTTTTGAAAGATACGGTTTCCCGTGGGGTTGGGGAAGTCTTGGAGTATTGGCACTGGAGATCGATAATCTTCAGCAATCACGATTTCATGAACAGGACCGGGAGTTGTTGCTCTTTGCTATAAATAATATAGTCGCAGAAGCCTTACCGGATGAATCACGCTTTTGCCCAATTGTACTGAATCATACTCAAGTTACGCTGCTAACTTGCAAAGAGGAGGATCCTGCGGCAGGGCATGCTTTGTTCTATGAGACTGCTCAACAGATTAAATTGAAGGTTCAACAATATTTGAGCCTGGAATGTAGCATTGGTATCAGTCATCCATTCAAGAAGCTGGCCGATACGAAGCATGCTTATCAGGAGAGCATGACGGCTCTAAAAATGCGCTTTGCCCTCGGGTCCAATATTATTGTCCGATATGCGGATACCCAGGAACAAGGCAAGGTTGAGAAGATGGCTTACATGAAATTGCGACAAATCGAGGATCAAATTATGCTTGCTTTGGAGGAAAGGCAGCCAGAACAGGTCGAACAGCTGCTCCAGCTGTACCTCAGTCAATTATTGTGTAAAGAAGGACTGCATCAAGAGCATCAATTCCTGTTACTGCAATTGGCATCGAGGACGGTGAGCTTTGTGCATGAGCAAGGCCTGACCTTACAGCAATTATGGAGAGGAGAAGAAGAACTGGAGCATCTGTTCCTTCTCCAGACACGAGCTGAAATTTCGAACTGGTTCCTATCCAAATTGTTTATGCCGATTATCGAAATATTGACGGACATGTCCGAAAAACAATTTGTGAATATATCACGCCGCATGGTCCAGATTGTGCATGAGCAATTTGATAACAATATCTCACTTGACTACTGCGCGGCGGTGATGAACTATAACCCTGCTTATATTAGCCGAGTATTTAAGAAGGAAATGGGCGTCTCCTTCAGTGAGTATTTGTGTGAATACCGGATGAACTATGCCAAGCAGCTGCTTGAGACTACGAATATGAAAATCTCGGAGATCGGCGAGAAGGTTAGCTACACCAATATCAGCGCATTTATTCGAACCTTTCGGAGAAACTTCGGTCTGACCCCCGGTCAGTATCGGGATCAGTTAAACAAGGGAGATGGACGCTAA
- a CDS encoding ABC transporter permease — protein sequence MKKDLRRQRRMQLKRDLLRDRWMYLMLLPGVLYFIIFKYVPMYGVTMAFQDYKPHLGFFGSPWVGFKHFIRFFNEPQFWMLFRNTLILALYNLIFFFPLPIVLSLMLNELRRERFKRFVQTLIYIPHFVSWVVVVGIFYILFTTENGILNEIIYQVTGQKIAFLLEADWFRTLIVSQGIWKEVGWGTVIFLAALAGVNLTLYEAARIDGAGRWRQLWHITLPAIRSTIIILLILRLGNFLDSGFEQIFLMITPTNREVSEVFDTYVYTKGMTQAQYSYSAAVGLFKSFVGLLLVLGSNWLAKKFGEEGVY from the coding sequence ATGAAGAAAGATCTGCGCCGGCAGAGGAGGATGCAACTTAAACGGGATTTGCTAAGGGACAGGTGGATGTATCTGATGCTGCTGCCCGGAGTGCTGTATTTTATCATTTTCAAATATGTTCCGATGTACGGGGTGACCATGGCATTTCAGGATTACAAGCCTCATCTCGGCTTTTTCGGAAGCCCGTGGGTCGGATTCAAGCATTTTATTCGCTTTTTCAATGAACCGCAGTTCTGGATGCTCTTCCGCAATACGCTTATTCTAGCCTTGTACAATCTAATCTTCTTCTTTCCACTGCCGATTGTTTTATCGCTCATGTTAAATGAGCTGCGAAGAGAGCGTTTCAAGAGATTTGTACAGACATTAATTTATATTCCTCATTTTGTATCCTGGGTTGTTGTCGTAGGCATTTTCTATATTTTGTTTACCACCGAAAACGGTATTCTTAACGAAATCATATATCAGGTGACCGGACAGAAAATCGCCTTCTTGCTGGAGGCTGATTGGTTTAGGACCCTAATCGTATCTCAGGGTATCTGGAAGGAAGTAGGCTGGGGGACCGTTATTTTTCTGGCTGCCTTAGCCGGTGTTAACTTGACGCTCTATGAAGCCGCTCGTATCGATGGGGCGGGACGCTGGCGCCAGCTTTGGCATATCACGCTTCCGGCTATTCGCAGCACGATCATCATCCTGCTGATTCTTCGCCTCGGGAATTTTCTGGATTCAGGATTTGAGCAGATTTTCCTTATGATTACTCCAACGAACCGGGAAGTGAGCGAAGTGTTCGATACGTACGTGTACACAAAAGGGATGACGCAAGCCCAATACAGCTATAGTGCTGCCGTAGGCTTGTTTAAATCCTTTGTCGGATTACTGCTCGTTCTCGGCTCGAACTGGTTGGCCAAGAAATTCGGGGAAGAAGGCGTTTATTAA
- a CDS encoding carbohydrate ABC transporter permease encodes MRQDKNWGNRLFDIINYSVLLITAIVCVLPFLYVLAVSFASPAEVAKGGLILWPKEWSLVSYRYIFSSETLPRSLLVSVYITVIGTLINLTLTSLTAYPLSKVTLRGRNPILLGVLITMLFSGGMIPTYFIVNALNMTNTLWSLMIPNAISAFNLIVLKNFFQQIPEGLEDSAKIDGCHDLGVLLRIVIPLSLPAMATFGLFYAVAHWNQFFNAILYINDSSKWPIQVLLREIVILAQSRVGDSNFDEMDVQPLTIRMAVIVFATLPILIVYPFLQKHFAKGVMLGSVKG; translated from the coding sequence TTGCGTCAAGATAAGAACTGGGGTAATCGGCTGTTTGACATCATCAACTATTCGGTTCTATTAATTACTGCCATCGTCTGTGTCCTTCCCTTCCTCTATGTTCTGGCGGTGTCGTTTGCAAGCCCGGCTGAAGTTGCCAAGGGCGGGCTGATCTTATGGCCCAAAGAGTGGTCACTTGTATCTTACCGGTATATCTTCTCCTCCGAGACACTTCCTCGAAGTCTACTCGTCTCTGTGTACATTACGGTAATAGGCACGCTGATTAACCTTACTCTTACTTCACTTACGGCATATCCCTTATCCAAGGTGACCCTTCGGGGCAGAAATCCTATCTTACTCGGAGTGTTGATCACCATGCTGTTCAGCGGGGGGATGATTCCTACCTATTTTATCGTGAATGCACTGAATATGACCAATACGCTATGGTCATTAATGATCCCTAATGCAATCAGTGCATTCAATCTGATTGTTCTCAAGAATTTCTTCCAACAGATCCCCGAAGGCCTAGAAGACTCTGCTAAAATTGATGGCTGTCACGACCTGGGAGTTCTGCTGCGGATTGTCATTCCGTTGTCACTGCCCGCAATGGCTACCTTCGGATTATTCTATGCCGTTGCTCACTGGAATCAGTTCTTCAATGCAATCCTGTATATCAATGACAGCTCGAAATGGCCAATTCAGGTACTGCTTAGAGAGATTGTAATTTTGGCACAGAGCCGAGTTGGAGATTCCAATTTTGATGAGATGGATGTACAGCCTCTAACCATCCGCATGGCGGTCATTGTTTTTGCGACCTTGCCCATCTTGATCGTATATCCTTTTCTGCAAAAGCATTTTGCCAAGGGTGTCATGTTGGGCTCTGTAAAAGGTTGA
- a CDS encoding extracellular solute-binding protein translates to MRRRWMNLFLMMLSGMLILTACGGKSDSANEDDGPYPLTLVVNQVGEIPDPKNPIEEKIREYTGTDLRIQWIPYSAYDEKINVMIASNELPKLIKLNYTPTTISSLEADLFWDITSHLKNYPNLAAQPQQYYDNISVNGKVYGVPLFRDMGRAIVSFRQDWLDAAGLKAPVTLDDWYNIIRYSTEEDPDKNGKRDTYGMMLDKGYNRGNASTLTRLAVSQGAPNKWGIDEEGNFYPEFESAPFYEVMKLLRRLYEGKLINQDFAVVDSSELNKVYEAGRANIRISGGNAQSLQSKVEKVIPTAVVNVSPLQGPEGIRVPGESGNTGFLAIPKSTVTSEDELKKVLTFVDKLLDPEMVNLINKGIEGVHYKVEGDYTVTLDVDKDVQEVKPYRDSLPQRGELYNMEKKAKGTELFNLNKKIVYENEKYIVPNPALTLKSNTYNERGGELEQIITDAQTKFIMGQIDEAGWKAEVEKWKKSGGDQMEAEYKESSQHQ, encoded by the coding sequence ATGAGGAGAAGATGGATGAATCTCTTCCTAATGATGCTTTCAGGTATGCTGATCCTTACTGCATGCGGAGGCAAAAGCGATTCTGCTAATGAGGACGATGGACCCTATCCACTCACACTGGTTGTTAATCAGGTAGGGGAAATACCGGACCCGAAGAACCCGATCGAGGAGAAGATCAGAGAGTACACAGGTACGGATCTCCGGATTCAGTGGATTCCTTATTCTGCATACGATGAGAAGATTAACGTCATGATTGCTTCTAATGAGCTCCCCAAGCTCATCAAGCTAAACTATACGCCCACTACAATCAGTTCACTTGAAGCAGATTTGTTCTGGGATATAACCTCTCATCTTAAAAATTATCCGAATTTGGCCGCACAACCGCAGCAATATTACGATAATATCAGTGTAAATGGCAAAGTCTACGGTGTTCCTCTATTCCGGGATATGGGCCGGGCGATTGTCAGCTTTCGTCAAGACTGGCTGGACGCTGCTGGGCTTAAGGCACCTGTAACTTTGGATGACTGGTATAACATCATTCGTTACAGCACAGAAGAAGACCCGGATAAGAACGGTAAGAGGGATACCTATGGCATGATGCTGGATAAAGGGTACAACCGAGGAAATGCCTCTACATTGACCCGGCTTGCCGTCTCTCAGGGAGCTCCTAACAAATGGGGGATCGATGAAGAAGGGAATTTCTATCCTGAATTTGAATCCGCACCATTCTACGAGGTAATGAAGCTGCTTAGGAGATTGTATGAGGGGAAGCTGATCAATCAGGATTTTGCCGTTGTTGATTCATCTGAGCTGAATAAGGTGTATGAGGCAGGGCGTGCGAATATCCGGATTTCTGGAGGGAACGCTCAATCCCTGCAATCCAAAGTGGAGAAGGTGATTCCGACTGCTGTTGTGAACGTATCGCCGTTACAAGGTCCAGAAGGGATTAGAGTTCCTGGAGAAAGCGGAAATACGGGATTTTTGGCCATTCCCAAATCGACCGTTACTTCCGAGGATGAATTGAAGAAAGTGCTGACATTTGTCGACAAGCTGCTCGACCCGGAGATGGTGAATTTGATTAACAAAGGGATTGAAGGCGTCCATTATAAAGTGGAAGGTGATTACACAGTGACCCTAGATGTCGATAAGGATGTTCAGGAAGTGAAGCCTTATCGGGATTCACTTCCGCAGCGGGGCGAATTGTACAATATGGAGAAGAAGGCCAAAGGTACCGAGCTCTTTAATCTGAATAAAAAAATTGTGTATGAAAACGAAAAGTATATCGTTCCCAATCCGGCGCTTACCCTTAAATCCAATACCTATAATGAACGAGGAGGTGAATTGGAGCAGATCATTACCGATGCCCAAACCAAGTTCATCATGGGACAGATTGACGAAGCAGGCTGGAAGGCTGAGGTAGAAAAATGGAAAAAGAGCGGCGGAGATCAAATGGAAGCAGAATATAAAGAATCCAGCCAGCATCAATAG